The Cognaticolwellia beringensis genome segment TACGCGTATGAATTTTGAAATGGCTGTTACCGATGAAATGTTGGATATTGCCTGTGATGTAAAACCGGTGTTTTGTTGTTTAGTACCAGAAAAACGAGAAGAATTAACCACTGAAGGTGGTTTAGATGTTGCTAGTCAGCAAGATAAAATTAATGCTGCAGTAGCTAGATTGGCTGACGCAGGGATACAAACTAGCTTATTTATAGATGCAGACAAAAAACAAATTGATGCTGCGCTGATCAGTAAAGCAACTTATATCGAAATTCACACTGGGCAATATGCCGAAGCAAAAAATGAAGTAGAGCAACAACAAGAGCTCGCACGCTTAGTTGAAGGTATTGAGTATGCGCATGCTTTAGGTTTAAAAGTTAATGCAGGTCATGGACTTAATTACTTCAACGTGAAGCCAATAGCAGCAATACCTGAAATAATTGAGCTCAATATTGGCCATGCCATTATTGCCCGTGCGGTAATTGATGGTTTAGATAAAGCCATTCGCGATATGAAACGTTTAATGCTTGAAGCGCGTGGATTAGCGTAACTTAGCTCTGCAGAGGATTAAAATTTGTCGGTTGTGGGAATTGGTACTGATATAGTTGATATTCGCCGTATCGCTAAAATGTCTGAAAATGCTCAGCAGCGTCTAGCAAAGCGGGTTTTAACAACTCAAGAATACCAACACTATTTAACGCTAAAGCAGCCTGAGCGTTTTCTTGCAAAGCGCTGGGCTGGGAAAGAAGCTGCGGCTAAAGCACTAGGTACCGGTATTGCTAATGGAGTATCATTCCAACATTTTGATATCGTATCGCTTGTATCTGGACAACCGACTCTTGTGTTAAGTTCAAGGGCGTTAACGCTAGCCGAAAGCTTAGGGGCCAATACATGGCATATATCGCTTTCTGATGAGGTGAAATATGCAACAGCCTTTGTCATATTATCAAAATAGTTAACCACAACAGCATGA includes the following:
- the pdxJ gene encoding pyridoxine 5'-phosphate synthase, which codes for MKDILLGVNVDHIATLRQARGTNYPDPVYAASVAEHAGADGITVHLREDRRHIQDRDIYVLKETLHTRMNFEMAVTDEMLDIACDVKPVFCCLVPEKREELTTEGGLDVASQQDKINAAVARLADAGIQTSLFIDADKKQIDAALISKATYIEIHTGQYAEAKNEVEQQQELARLVEGIEYAHALGLKVNAGHGLNYFNVKPIAAIPEIIELNIGHAIIARAVIDGLDKAIRDMKRLMLEARGLA
- the acpS gene encoding holo-ACP synthase, with amino-acid sequence MSVVGIGTDIVDIRRIAKMSENAQQRLAKRVLTTQEYQHYLTLKQPERFLAKRWAGKEAAAKALGTGIANGVSFQHFDIVSLVSGQPTLVLSSRALTLAESLGANTWHISLSDEVKYATAFVILSK